CAAGTCTACAGGGCATCTTGGAAAGACATGCACCCTGCAGCGAGCCAGATATATTGGCCAGATCGTCCCTTCTCCGATTATTCTTCGTGCTCTTCATCATATGGCCATGCATGtatgtacgtgtgtgctagctGCATGGGCCACATGCATGCAAGTGCTGCGAATAGACCCGCGCAGACAACGCGCCTAGCTACCTGTATAGTATAGCCAATCAGCGCCACACGACTGCCATCTACCATGTGTGACTTCAAATAGTATAGAGAACCAAACATTTCAATGTTTTTCCCACATGGGTATAGTTGGCATTGTCTGTTTGATCGATTTCATTTGTCCCGAAGCTTCAAATTTTCAATTTTCCTCGTTGCCGACTGGATACACATACACGTAAAAAAAATGCAACCGGGGGTATAACGTCCCCATGTCTATATTGTGTTCTCGCCTCATCTTCCAACCACTACATGATGTGCTTATTAGAAACAATAAGAGGCATATATATGGAGCTATAGCTAGTAGCCTCTTCATACCTCGCTTTCGTCCGGCCTGTTCCTCCAAAATGCCGACATTTGTGCGTGCGTGTAGTGGTAGCGTCTCGTTATCATTCCAAGCTATACTTCGACCGTTTCCTGCTAATCGCTAATAATGCGTCCAAATCTTGTTCTAAAAAGTGCCGTTGAAGCTTCAAACAAACGCAAGCTGCCTGGATGCTGTCTCCATCTCATGGTGCTGTCTCCATAATTCCACAATTTTGTCTCCATTGTTCTAATCAGGCGCATATGCAAATAAGTATGTGCATCCACAATAAAGAAATCACGAGCAGCAGGGTCTGCTGCTGGTCACCTCTCATGGTGCTGTCGATAAGCATTATCATTTAGCACCCTAGCTACAAAATTGATGTGTGTGTCGTCACTGAAAGTGTGCAAGCAACTAATCCAACCTTGCAGAGTATAATACTACTCCATCTTGTGGAATTATGGAAGAAAAAGTTTGGGACTTTGTGCAGGTATGCACATGCACGCGCGCACGCATATAGGTCGTTTTTGCTGATGCTCTCGATCAAGGATTTAATATTTATCGATCAGAATAACGTGCGTTCAGGTCTGAATACACGAcagcgatgatgatgacgacagTGGGGTGTTAGGAAATTTCCTAAAAATGGAGCCTTATTTGCTGGTTCGTACACGAATATAATGGAGTTGATTCGCCAACTATGATGACTGCCAAAGCCAAATAAAAATGTGTATTCTTTTTCCCGTGGATCGCGATGAGTGGGGGAGCTTTCAGGTCAAATTGGATGATGATTTGTTAAGTTATTTGTAGCTTAATTAGTAAAAGCTAGCTACCTCGACAGCAAGACTTTGGAAAAATAGATTAGTCGCTAGGTTGCTGGGGTAGTTCAATGCATCTGTGGCACTAGAAAAATTAATCCCAATGACACATCTTGTCAATAGAGAATGACAGGTTTTTTTTTCGATCTGACCAGTTATGTTTGATTCCAAAATCAGTTGTCTACTGTGAGGATGAGAAGATTTGGTTGGCCTGCTTTTGTGTGAAAAAGGCAAAATGGTCTGCCACTGATGTTAGTTCTTCTTGATGAGGAGCTTATCGATTCCAAacatcttttcccatttttgTTGGTGCTAATAATGATATGATTGTGTCTAATCTGATAGAACTTTAAGATTTGATAACACTGATTAACATTTGGTGCTTAATAAAACTTCTGTTAGCAGAGATCAGAGAAGAGGCCATGTAAAGGTCCCCATTTTAAATctgttgacaaccaaaattggcattcgacaataccaaccggtctgaccggtacgctctagcggtctgaccggtcagacgctgtagtccgtccggcagcagccgaccagtctgaccggtatggtcgaccggtctgaccggtccaagtggaatccgagtacaactagagattttaatagatttagatcttgtaataggatttcttgcgggataagtccaccccaccctataaatataaagggtcacggccgattaggtatccaatcgatcaaatcaatacaacttttatctttttacttttctcttaccctagcttttccaatctattatttgctgttcctccgtcgtctctacgtcgattgagggcgttctaggtggcctgccgatcctagaacaaccctacgtgcgcctgccccgacgggtccttccTGGGCGACGTTCGTTGGTCTCACCGCCGGTCTGCTcggcgacaaccggtctgaccggtatactcgaccggtctgagcatcggcgctgcattGTGCCGTCGCTCACTGCGCGTTCAAGCATTTTCGTGTCGCTGCGCGTTCAAGCGTTTTCGTGTGTTGGCCTTAGTtctgcgtcaacatactttttggcgactccgctggggagaagaaaaaataaatcgGTTGCCATGACCGGTATTCCTAAACCTGGTGAGGTTGATTCTGCCAATATCCGGAGGCCGAATgttcaacaacttccggccgagcaTCAGAAGATTCTTGATGACATCCAGAAGAAGAtcagagaagagaaggagaaggagatccagaagctggaagaagaagccatgaaccaatacatctcgcacttctccatcgaTTGACAAGGGAAGGTCACTACGGATGCCGCCTTCGATGCTTCACAATTTGAGGTAAAATTCGATGAGAGCGAACAGCCTGTACTTAATTCtgaaatagctaatgctatagatgatgctgtttcttctcatgtgaataataagttggaatttattggtcaaaatatgcatgatatgtttgaTGACCGTTTTAGCCGAATTGAAATACATCTGGGTATGAAGTCCGTCGGTAATAATGCGtctacatctaataccgataagacaattcgtggttcggcaattccaactaataatgctatTGTGACTAATTCGGCTAATCAGCAAAGCCAAATTAATTATAATGCATCACCTCATGCCAATGTGCCATATGGggcagcaagttcgttgcgacattccacaccgccgaactttgctcaaACTAATagtacaccgatcacaaatcgGCTTAACACCGATGATGTTGGATCAGGTAGTATCAAAGAGGAGGTGATTAAGATATTTCggcaaacttttggtatagagCCTAGGGCCAAATGCCGATCTTATCAAAGGCCATACCCTGAGAAttacgattatgttgcatatcctcaagggtttaaaattcctgaatttgttaaattcactggtgatgatagtagaactacattggagcatataggtcaatttattatacaatgtggtgaagctagcactaatgatatttacaaattgaGGTTATTTCCTTTGTCTCAatcgggtgctgcatttacatggtttatttcattgcaacccaattcagttttcacttttgctaatttagagcaaaaatttcatgattatttctttagtggtgaaactgaattgaaattgtcacatctcacatcggttaagcaaaagatacatgaaggtgtttctaaatatattagaagatttagagatactagaaaccgatgttatagtttgacaatttctgatagagatttagctgatctagcttttgctggtttacttgattttcataaagcaaagctagagggacaagaatttctagatgttagtcaagtcttacaaaaagctctggctaatgaaagccgagctaaagaagctaGAGATTCTCAAAAGTCCAATGAAAAACCTAATCATCCTGTTTATGTGCTCGGATGTGATtccaattgttcggacgatgaaggtAAAGATGTTTATACCGCTGAATTTTTTTGGTCCTCTAATGATAAACCTTGCGTTTGCggttctcttaagccgattcctaaagatcggcaagaaagatttacttttgatgtatccaaatgtgagaggatatttgatgaattatataagaatgggtacatcaagatgtcgcatgtcataccgccgcttgaagaattaaagcggcgagcttattgcaaatttcataatactttctctcatacgactaatgattgtaatgtgctTCGGAGACAGATTCAATCGGTTGTTAATGAAGGCCgaataattgttccacaaaTGAAGGTGGATCAGAATCATTTCCCTGCACATacacatgtgcttgaattgagtaatcctaaagtgttaatttggccaaatcaagccgaatcaacaaaaggaaaaaaatataatcATTGGTGAAGAAAGGTCTGAGCCTTCGAAATCTCATCAGGAAGCTCCAGCAAAGAAGGTCCCTGAAGATTCATTGAAGAAttcaacgctcggggggcaagaacaGAAGAAGGGCGCCAggtctgctcagaccggtctgaccggtctggagaccggtctgaccggtcgatttGGAATTTCTGGAAAGAATTCCagaaacaagaaagaaaaagaaagaccgagttttaaagaactcttggccaaatatgagaagaaagGAGTCGTCCAGAGGCAGAGGGAACGGCAAGACAAAGTCAAGGATACAAATCCGTCATCGtctcaagagcaatcgagtttGAGCCAAGGTAATTCATTTAatggaccgattgctccatggtattgctggtatccttgttatatgcctttggattatagtaggatgcacatgcagtcatattatattcattatCCTCCTATATATCCAAGCTTTGCTTCACAAAGACCGATTAGCGATAATCTGGTAAAAAAGAAtattgattgcagcaaggaGTGTGAGAAGAACATAAAACAAGATTCAAAATATCTACAGCCGAAGTGGTGTCCTTCAGGTTTgtctcacacccaaaagagAAGGCTGCAAAGGATGCGCAAGAAAGAGTCCATGGAACAGCAAGCAGAGGTTATACCAACAAGGTCGGCGAccatgaagcaggtatggaagcccaagcaagttgtttcgtcaTCAACTTGAGGAAGAAGCAAGATACGGCCGATAAATCGTTAtcgtccttagacaattttggttcagaagagtgttctttggcacgcaagctttgccaaagaacaggggggcatatgttgacaaccaaaattggcattcgacaataccaaccggtctgaccggtacgccctagcggtctgaccggtcagacgctgTAGTCCGTCCGGtagcagccgaccggtctgaccggtagggtcgaccggtctgaccggtccaagtggaatccgagtacaactagggattttaatagatttagatcttgtaataggatttcttgcgggataagtccaccccaccctataaatataaagggtcacggccgattaggtatccaatcgatcaaatcaatataacttttatctttttacttttctcttgccctagcttttccaatctattATTTGTTGTTCCtccgtcgtctctacgtcgattgagggcgttctatgtggcatgccgatcctagaacaaccctacgtgcgcctgccccgacgggtccttcccgggcgacATTCGTTGGTCTCACCGCCGGTCTGCTcggcgacaaccggtctgaccggtatactcgaccggtctgaccggtctaagcaTCGGTGCTGCATTGTGCCGTCGCTCACTGCGCGTTCAAGCGTTTTCGTGTCGCTGCGCGTTCAAGCgttttcgtgtgttggccctagttctgCGTCAACAAAATCATAAACCGACCATTATTACATTGAAAAAAAGGAGGCTGCATATTATCTACCAACATATTTAAGAAGTGTTTGAAAGaccggatcgggtgctctagcctaagagagggagggggtgaattaggcaacttaaggACCTAGACCTATTGCTCCAACTAAAtcgcacaatattaaactaaaacaagctatctatatgtgcaactacaGTTGTTCTAGtatgaaacccctatcccaaaagagtttagcaacctatagcctttcctatcaagattctactctatgaaagtaaagacacacaaaGAATGCTAttaagaaatgcggaagcttaaagagtggGATAGGAGGAAGAAAACTCTGgatgcgggtgtttatcccatggttcggttagccacaaaggcacacctacatccacgttgttgaagcactcactaagagtatcgcttctcggtaatcaagtctcttccgcggactcaaccacggtcaccttgatcccgatttccactaaggagcttgtccacaaaggatgggggtctccacgccccccgcacaaagaatgtcgacgccgctccacaccaagtcggagggtcgttgacgtgccggcgagtcaccaagactccaaggaggcTGGCTCACCGAGATCTTcttgtggttcactctagaaccagctcaCAAGGTACAAcaccttgcaatctcactcactaaagagctaacctttacacaacactctcaaagtgtgctaaggactaaagatatgaacactaagctcttggatggcttggagatgttcttgggtgtgggaGTGATGCtcctgaactccagcaactccaaaatggccgGGGAGAGCCgcttatataggccaccaactcagaTTAGCTGTTGGGTAGCCGTTAGCCTTTTTCTGCGtaggcgtcggatcatccgacggTGTCTGACCAAGGGCGTCGGATCATCTGACCCCACTGCGTTCTCCACCATAGCCGTTGAGATTTAAAcgttctgctgacgtcatttgtCCGACCACTTAGTCCGACGCTTTCTGAAGAgtacgtcggatcatccggtgccatGGTCACATTTGAATTCCAACCAACGGCACTTGATTATTGCTACTTCCCAATTGTCCGACGCTCTGAATTCACCACGTCGGATATCCGACCCTGAAGGTAATTTTCCAACCTTGAAAACAGGCTCTCTGAAGAATGATCCGAGCCTTTGTCCGACGCAACATTTAtaccgtcggatcatccggctgCTTTGCTCGGATAGTCCGACTCTAGGGTCGTCGGTTTATTCGAGCCCACTGTGttttgcagaactcgtccaatttaccgtttctttgagttctttcttcgtgttttgctttgttagGGCTTTTTACTTCATTCTTGGGACCTGATGAGATACACTTGACAAACACgctagtcccattgattgcgttgtcactcaatcaccaaaatcactcgaaatggcctaaTTTGGGGGCCATGTTTGTTACAGTGATCAATAGATTTCGCAAACTACATACGCATTATTGAAATCATAAAAAACTATATGTTTAAGAAATTGTATCGTGAAACTACAAATTTAACATGTGGGCATTGCATTGTATCATGCATCAAACAACATATTGAGGAAGCCGTATTACAAAGCAACATAATTTTGGTATGCAATGTATTATAAAACAATCTATTGCAACATATAATAAGAGTATAAGTTTATCTGAAGTAAACTTTACAATTTGTGATACATACACATCGATGTAATAAATGAGAGATtttgatatatatatttgtaatCCAATTCGTGAGTCTTTCATGATTTGACACTCCTATCATAATGATATGTAGGGTCAATCAGAGTCATTGACATGTGGGTTGGCATGTTAAATCTTGAAATGCTCATGATTTAGGtgtcaattttagaaatttctaaactgttgttttggggTACAATGCGCGCATCTTTGGATGTACAGTTTTATCATATTATTTAAATTTGTAGTTCGCGTGTGACACTTGGACATGCTTAATATATAGAGTATATAATTTGGGATGCAACCTTTTGAATTTGTAGTTTTGCAATATTTTTGACGAACAAACTAAATTAGCAATCTACGAACTCCACTAATCCAACGATGTCGCTATTAATAACTATGGGACCAGAAGAGCCTGTCTTATCAtttaaggcaaaaaaaaaaacctatcCACTGTAGTTTGACTGGTCCAAGTCCAACATGGGCTAAACAATTGCACGAGGTAGCTCCACCAGTGGAGTACCCCGCCCCACAGATGTATCTCTACGCATTTTTAAGGAATCAACGCAGCATTATCATTGCGAGCCGGATTTGTTTAGCAGGATAAGATCTGCCGCCCGCTCTGACGAATCACGCGTTTTGGTTTTGGTTGGCCTTGCTTGGCTTGGCTAGGCTAGCCACCACCGCAGAACGTACGCACATCACATGCCTTTGGCAGGCCCAAGCTGATCGATGCATCATGTGGAGTGGAGATCACACCACACCTACTAAAAAAATAGTACAGCTAAATTCGCACGATAAAACAAACCCATGTGTCCAGAAGAGTCTTTCAAGAGCATCCGACGCTGCCGCTGGTGGCTTCCATGGATGACCTAGCTAATTATTGAATATTTTGCAGGCGCGTAGATCTACCTGATCGAGTTGAATACTTGAGTACCAGCTAGCTGTTCTTTTATATTCATTTGAAGTTTTTGGAGTTAGATATTCTCCTCATGGTCAGAACTGCTGGCCGTCACCGGACACCATCACCAAACTCAGCAACGCATTTTCAAATATACAAAGATGCTTTTCGTAGACATTGGGATACGGTCAAGTTCAACCCTTAGCTAGATCGATTTAAATAACATGAGATATAAATACGAACCAAGTTTGATTAGATCTCAAATAATTTGGTTTGGCATCCACACCGGGTACTAGTAGACTGTGGACAGTACGAGTGAGTACGACCCATCCAGGGATGCGGAGGCGTGGGCGGGGCCCACCACGGCTGGGCTTTGTCGCGGCCGTTGCGGCAGGCGCGCGCGCGCCATTTTTTGCGGTGACCACCGGATTGATCGGCGGGCTAGTCTCCACGTGGCGTCGCCTCCTCGAGCTCTATATACCCACCCCTCGTGTAGTTGTAGCCTCACCATCGTCTCCTCTTGCTTGTCTTCCCTGTCTCTCCATTGCTCTCGCTCTCCAGGAGAAGACTTGTGGCATGGCCGTGCAGGCGCGGTTCGGGGGCGGCCTCACCGGGTGCCTGCcgctctgcggcggcggcggcggattggCCGAGGACCAGATGCTAGCGCTCAGGGACTACGGTGGCGCGCTCCTGCCActgccgccagccgccgccgcgggcaacAAGGCGTACCAGTACAactgcgccgccggcgtggtCAGCGGCGCGCAGAGCGAGCTGACGTgcaacggcggcggggtggcggtGCCGTCGCGGAAGCGCGGGAGGGAGGATGCGCTCGACCAGTACGTGgcgtcctcgtcggcggcggcgctgctgccgaTCCCGGGGACGCAGAGGGCGGTCGTGGCGCGTCActctccctcggcggcggcggcgttcgcgAGCCGGATGGCGGAGTCCGCGACGGCGTCGAcgagcaggcggccggcgccggccgccgtggtgGCGGAAGCGCTGGCGGCGGAGCTGTGCCGGCAGGGCGCGGAGGTGGACGCGCTGGTGCGCGCCGAGTGCGAGCGGCTGCGCGCCGGGCTGGAGCAGGCGCGGGAGCGGCAGCGCCAGGCGctggcgcgcgccgccgaggcgggcgcggcgcgcgcgctgcGGGCGAGGGAGGCCGAgctgggcgcggcgcggcggcgcgcggccgagctcgaggagcgGCTGCGGCAGGCGGCCGCCGAGGGCCAGGCGTGGTGCGGCCTGGCCCGCAGCAACGAGGCCGTCGCCGCGGGGCTCCGCGCCGCGCTCGACGCACTCCTCCTccgtggcgccggcgccggagccgccCCGGCGcaggccgccgaggagggctTCGGCGAgtcctccggcgccgcccctgccgcggcggcggacgacgcgCAGTCCCGATGCCTcgtcgaggccgaggccgaggacgccgccgccgcggccacgtcgGCCACCGCGGCGAGCAGGTGGACGTGccgggcgtgcggcggcggcgaggcgtcggtgctgctgctgccgtgccGGCACCTGTGCCTGTGCAAGGCGTGCGAGCCCCGGGCGGAGGCCTGCCCCGTCTGCCTGGCGCCCAAGAGCGCGTCCATCCACGTCGCCGCCATGTGACCGCGCCCGCCACGCCGAGGCCGGCGCCCACGGCGCGTAGCCCCCGGCTCCGGCGATCTCGCCAGCTAACTTCGTCATCAGCCTGAGTAATTTATACAGCCGGATACAGTAAAATACTAGTGGTTACTATTTATTAGGACAATTTTATCCCGTTCTgttgttttgtaaaaaaaagttACCGCCGGGGTCAAAGtcctgttcttttttttttttgaaggaggTCAAAGTCCTGTTCTGGTTAACTTGTACTGGGAAAAAAAGATTAGAATCTTGGGGTGCTGCTTCatccctcctctgtttcttgGTCGAGTTGTTCTGTTTCGTGAGGTGACAATGTCCGGTGGCTGGCATCACGGGCGGCGCAGATGCAGATAAAGATACACGCACGAATGATACTGCCGCTGCCGGTTTACCCTCCCAGCATGGCTCAGGCTGCATGCCACCTTGTCTGCAAAAGGCCTCTCTCCAGCAGATCTCACCATCAATCTGCGTGGAGCTGCGCCCTGGCCCGGTCAGCACTGCACGCAGCAGCCACCGGCCGGGGTTGTTGCTGGCGACGCAATGCaattgcagctgcagctgcagatcGACGCATTTGCCATCCTGCcatgtttcctttttttttcttttttcacgaATACGCAGAAAAATTGTGCATCattattatattaaaaagaaaaaatttgcAACAACGCGAAGCTAAGAAGGTCACGCTGATAGACAAGAGCACCACAGTTGCAAATGAAAAGAGTATATACACCTAGACGGGTCAATTCTAATATGAACTACTCCCATCTAAACAACCAAGGCGTGTGGCGCCTGCACCGATCCAGAGCTTGATGTCAACCTTGATCTGCACTTGGACCTCATGCACACTAGAGGAGTGGCTATCAAAGTGACGGGCATTACGCTCTTTCCACAAAGCCCAGGTGATGCTCATAACAAGTGTGTCCAAACCTCGCCGTCTTTCCTTGACCTGCATCCGCCGGATGTGATTCCACCAAGGGTGAAGCTGCATAGGTTTCGGAAAAGAGCAAGAGCAGTCCATCCACTCATCCAGGACAGCACGCTCCACCAAAGTTCTTTAGCAAAGCAAGTGTTGACAAGCAAGTGGTTAGCCGTCTCGGCGTGTTCCTAGTCGAACAACCAACAATCATCTTGCGCATCAAGACCATGTCGTCGTCTCGTATCGGCTGTCTAGAGGCGCTCCTTCAATGCGAGCCAGGTGAAGAATTTCATCCGTTGGGGTGCCCAATACTTCCACACCCAACTAGAGCCCGGTAGGAAGGTGCTGCCTTGATGCATAATCCTGTAGCGCGGAGGCCGCAGTGTAAGTGCCATCTCCAAACGAAACGGTCCGAGTCTGACGAGAGATGTACATCAGCAACAACCTGCCAAAGCCGGATGTAATCTCTGAGGACTAGCACCGACAGATCGCCCCTGATGTTTTGAACCCACATTCGATGAGCTAAGGCTTCAGCTACAGCGAGCCTCTTGGTCACCCTCTTGGAAATTACTTGAAAAAGATACGGCGCGATACGGGAGACGGAGCTGCCATTGCCCATTGATCCGATTGTCAAGCCAGAAAAGTGTGCGCTAACCGTTCCCCTTCGCTGTCCGGTCCTCGTTTCTCAGTCATTATCCTTCTATTCATTAGTTTAAGAATATATTGTCCCTTTATTCATTAGTTTAAGAACATATTACGTACAGATACGAGTgagaattcttttttttttaaaaaaaagatatgAGTGAGAATTCCCCCATCGGGTATTCGCAAGTTTATTGCAGCGCACATTACAACTTTTTTCAGCGGGCACCATATTCTACGGAAACCAATCCTTTTTGTGCAAACTTTGAAAACTAAAATCAAGAATTCTCACGCACCTCGACCGGACTCCATGGCGGCTCGGGCGCACCTCGGCGGCCTCACGCAAGGACAGCGGGCGGCAGCCTCACGCAATGACGGAAGCGGCGGGCGAATGAAACCTGGGAGCGGCGAAtgggcactactagaaaaagtgGCATTCGTCCACTTCCAATTAGTACTGGTTGCTTTAAAGCCAGTACTAAtgtcaatttagtaccggttatACAACACAGTGCCCCccggagccatttagtaccgggtcatatctccacccggtactaaatgccatcatttagtaccggttggtgttatagCCTGGTGTTTTTCTTGTTTCCTGGTTTTGTTTTCTTGGTGAATGCTTTCCGATCGAGAAACTGAGGCAGCTAGCGCGGTCCCTTTGGATGGTGCCACACGCACGTATACGTAGCAGTGGCGGCTTGACGAGGGCGACCAACGACGTAACCAATTATTGACGGTGACCCCCACCGCTGCTTCGTCGCGAGAACACGTACACTAGTGGGCTCATCATCACGACGCGCGCCTGCCATGGACGACCCGCGAGACCTCATCCTTTCCACTTGTGGAGTGCTGCAGCTGCTTTATTTAGCGTCGTACTAGTAATGtgtatagctagctagctgatcCACAAATTAAAGCTAGGTTTAGCTTAGCTTTTCCATCCTTGGGGACCATATCCTATCGTTATGGTCTCTCTGTTAGACCATATTAGTTGAATGCTCCTCTAGAAAAAGAATCAGCTAGCTTTATTAGCTCCTACTAGCAGTAGTAGCCTTATTTGCTGGCTTTACGACAAAAGTAGTAGTGCTGTTCAAATTAAACTGGCCTAAAGCATCTTCAATAGacttattatatatgtataaaTTGAGATTTTAGTTGAAAATTACCATCCAATAGCCTTTTAAATTGGATTGTAAATATAGACCTCCTCTATTTCGGATTTTTTACTAGCCAAAGACGGAGAACGAGGATTGTTCTCTAGAATACccacaagatatagaaaagcTATAGAAGAGTACAAAGATATAAAAAAACAATTATTACTCAAACAACTCTCTAAATGATGATAGTGTGTAGATTTTAGAAAGGTTCATGTAGAtgctatcatcatcatcattatcatcgTCGTTGTCGTCTCAGCTGCAGGTTTCATGGAAGTATTGTTTGAGCCGCCCGGGCCCGGCCGGTCTTTACCACCTTATCTTCCTCTACTGCATGCATGCGCCTACCTAGTCAGCAAATCAAACTAGTCTATTGTATGTGGACACAAAATAAACAGAATGCCGTAGCTACCTTCCTTTTGCTTGCTTTTTCCGGCGCTACGCATTCATCTGCAGTTCCATCTGCACGCACTTTTCTCTTCGTCGGCGGCTCTGCGCGTTGGCCCACACGGATATGATGGCCCTGGCGGTGACGACGACCAAGGCAAAAGCGTGAAAAGAGGGTTGCTTGTTTTTGTCTAGCTTGCTTGGGCAGTTAGGCGTGGCAGGCCGCGTTGGACCTGACCTGAGGCGGCCCGGGAGGGAGAACCCCCACCACGCCGCAGTGCCCGCACGCACGCACCACACCCGGCCGGCCCGGCGTCTCTTGCTTGTTCCTGCATTGCAACTTGCACTGCACCTCATCGTGCTGCTAGCTGATCGATGACCAACGAGAGGACacctttttcttcctttctttctttctagtAACCCTGCTACTCACTCTGCACTCCTCGGCGCCGGAACAGTACGTGTGAAAAAAAAATCGATCGGCGGTGGCCATAGACGCCCGGGCGACAGGGATGTCCACGGCGCATGTGCGTACACGTAGAACTGCGGCCGGGATCGATCCATCAAGGTGCATGTTCGATCATGCGCGCGCCTAGTACACTAGTACTGGCGTAACTGCGTGCGTGCGCACGGTACCTACATACTCATACTCCTCACTACTAAAAGAAC
The genomic region above belongs to Panicum virgatum strain AP13 chromosome 8N, P.virgatum_v5, whole genome shotgun sequence and contains:
- the LOC120684439 gene encoding probable BOI-related E3 ubiquitin-protein ligase 3 — translated: MAVQARFGGGLTGCLPLCGGGGGLAEDQMLALRDYGGALLPLPPAAAAGNKAYQYNCAAGVVSGAQSELTCNGGGVAVPSRKRGREDALDQYVASSSAAALLPIPGTQRAVVARHSPSAAAAFASRMAESATASTSRRPAPAAVVAEALAAELCRQGAEVDALVRAECERLRAGLEQARERQRQALARAAEAGAARALRAREAELGAARRRAAELEERLRQAAAEGQAWCGLARSNEAVAAGLRAALDALLLRGAGAGAAPAQAAEEGFGESSGAAPAAAADDAQSRCLVEAEAEDAAAAATSATAASRWTCRACGGGEASVLLLPCRHLCLCKACEPRAEACPVCLAPKSASIHVAAM